The following proteins are encoded in a genomic region of Helicobacter macacae MIT 99-5501:
- the ilvA gene encoding threonine ammonia-lyase, giving the protein MLPLESIQKAHQIIAPVIERTAFSYAPRLSSLTSANIYLKKENLQRTGAFKIRGAFNKIAQMSEQSRAKGVIAASAGNHAQGVAYSARHFGIPSVIVMPEATPLLKVLATKELGAEVVLSGDNYDEAYAKAYEIAKQRDLSFIHPFADEEVMAGQGTIALEMIEEQELDFVLVPIGGGGLIGGILSAYKALSPHTKIIGVQAKGANAMATSFYAKKIQNSTSVRTIADGIAVRDVNALNFSYICEGLSAIVEVDDEEIASAILYLLENQKLVVEGAGASGVAALLHRKLEIKPNERVGIVLSGGNIDVTMLNLIIQKGLIKTHRRLQLQIVLMDKPGALQNLTSILAKANANIVQTDYDRTSINLAYGDVYITLAIETKGEAHKQQICKELKANGYEFSEIL; this is encoded by the coding sequence ATGCTTCCCCTAGAATCCATACAAAAAGCTCATCAAATCATCGCTCCTGTGATTGAGCGCACGGCGTTTTCTTACGCACCTAGACTATCAAGCCTAACAAGCGCGAATATCTACCTAAAAAAAGAAAATTTGCAACGCACGGGGGCGTTTAAAATTCGCGGTGCGTTTAACAAAATCGCTCAAATGAGTGAGCAATCCCGCGCAAAAGGTGTCATCGCTGCAAGTGCGGGCAATCACGCTCAAGGCGTAGCCTACTCTGCGCGACATTTTGGGATACCCTCTGTGATTGTTATGCCTGAAGCCACACCACTTCTAAAAGTCCTAGCCACCAAAGAGCTAGGTGCTGAAGTCGTGCTAAGTGGGGATAACTATGATGAGGCTTATGCTAAGGCTTATGAGATAGCAAAGCAAAGGGATTTGAGCTTTATCCACCCATTTGCAGATGAGGAGGTGATGGCAGGGCAGGGGACTATCGCGCTTGAGATGATAGAGGAGCAAGAGCTAGATTTTGTGCTTGTGCCTATCGGTGGCGGTGGACTTATCGGGGGAATCCTAAGCGCATACAAAGCCCTAAGCCCTCACACCAAAATCATAGGTGTGCAAGCAAAGGGAGCGAATGCTATGGCGACAAGTTTTTATGCCAAAAAAATCCAAAATTCTACTTCGGTTCGCACTATCGCAGATGGCATAGCTGTGCGCGATGTCAATGCGCTAAATTTCTCATATATTTGCGAGGGATTAAGCGCGATAGTTGAAGTAGATGATGAGGAAATCGCAAGTGCGATTCTCTACCTACTAGAAAATCAAAAGCTAGTCGTGGAGGGAGCGGGGGCTTCTGGCGTAGCCGCCCTGCTTCATCGCAAGCTAGAAATCAAGCCAAATGAGCGCGTAGGCATAGTGCTAAGTGGTGGAAATATCGATGTAACTATGCTAAATCTCATTATCCAAAAAGGGCTTATCAAAACGCATAGACGCTTACAGCTTCAAATCGTGCTTATGGATAAACCGGGTGCACTCCAAAACCTCACTAGCATACTTGCAAAAGCAAATGCAAATATTGTCCAAACTGATTATGATAGGACTTCGATAAATCTAGCCTATGGAGATGTATATATCACGCTTGCTATTGAGACAAAGGGCGAAGCACACAAGCAGCAAATCTGCAAAGAGCTAAAAGCAAATGGATATGAATTTAGTGAGATTTTGTAG
- a CDS encoding MBL fold metallo-hydrolase: MVKSKKIVNNKMTHSAAKESKDFTTPHKTTKIKKSTLFEILRYPKDVHIPSIKNDIKSLPKNDSFVWFGHSSILLMIGGKHILVDPILGSAASPFGRICKPFSGADIYKPNDLPPIDYLIITHNHYDHLSKNTIKKLDITKAFVPLGVGKYLQKWGIKKTNITELGWWESIDLDSIFRLHCFPTRHFSGRFFTDTNKTLWASYGIECLKNQNKKIYLSGDGGYGEHFKDIGEAMGGFDISFIENGQYNEQWAKIHLFPSESLQACADLRTKVAVPIHNSKFKLSTHKWSEPLESISTLYENARKNGKIDFGLLTPMIGEIVPLWEEDREREINKCKINESEKNKCEIDKSQKDNTKPYTNKWWRI; this comes from the coding sequence GTGGTAAAATCTAAGAAAATAGTAAATAACAAAATGACACACAGCGCGGCAAAAGAATCAAAAGATTTTACCACTCCGCACAAGACTACCAAAATCAAAAAATCCACGCTTTTTGAAATCCTACGCTACCCAAAAGATGTGCATATCCCAAGCATAAAAAACGACATAAAATCACTGCCCAAAAACGATAGTTTTGTGTGGTTTGGGCACTCCTCAATATTGCTTATGATAGGTGGGAAGCACATTTTGGTTGACCCGATTTTGGGTAGCGCGGCTAGCCCTTTTGGGCGCATTTGCAAGCCATTTAGTGGAGCAGACATCTATAAACCAAATGATTTGCCACCCATAGATTATCTCATCATCACGCACAATCACTACGACCACCTAAGCAAGAATACCATAAAAAAACTTGACATTACAAAAGCATTTGTCCCGCTTGGTGTAGGGAAATATCTGCAAAAATGGGGGATAAAAAAGACAAATATCACAGAGCTAGGCTGGTGGGAAAGCATAGATTTAGATAGTATTTTTAGATTGCACTGCTTCCCTACTAGGCATTTTTCAGGTAGATTTTTCACAGATACAAACAAAACTCTTTGGGCAAGCTATGGCATAGAATGCCTAAAAAATCAAAACAAAAAAATCTATCTAAGTGGCGATGGCGGATATGGAGAGCATTTCAAAGACATAGGAGAGGCTATGGGCGGCTTTGATATATCTTTCATCGAAAATGGGCAATACAATGAGCAATGGGCAAAAATCCACCTTTTTCCAAGTGAAAGTTTGCAAGCCTGCGCTGACTTGCGCACAAAAGTCGCCGTGCCGATACACAACTCGAAATTTAAGCTATCCACTCACAAATGGAGTGAACCACTAGAGAGTATAAGCACGCTTTATGAAAACGCGCGCAAAAATGGCAAGATAGATTTTGGGCTACTTACACCGATGATTGGCGAAATTGTGCCATTGTGGGAGGAGGACAGAGAGCGTGAAATAAATAAGTGCAAAATAAATGAGAGCGAGAAAAATAAGTGTGAAATAGACAAAAGCCAAAAAGACAACACAAAACCATACACAAACAAATGGTGGAGAATCTAA
- a CDS encoding alpha/beta fold hydrolase: MLDSQTPPKNSLKATTTNEVKITRSLKFRSDFGEVSYDVYEPVFAQESKSPIYLAQIAHGMVEHKGRYEWVAKEIAKNGFIVAVSDHRGHGDSTNGDEITLGCMGEDSFQKSAYDLYKLTCLLKEQYKPQKVALLGHSMGSLLARRYLMLYGDSLDALILSGSPSASKEQKELKWGVRLAKLFCFFNAGQLGGKVINKILFGGFNKRFAKQGDKTGLGWLCADEAVVQGYLADEKCHFHFDAQSFLHLFEGMQEVYGAYPYPQKPHLPILFVSGSDDASGEFGAGVQRAREHLRFQGFDDVEMLLYKGARHEVLNERIKSQVLEDILLWLSVKGF, from the coding sequence ATGCTAGATTCTCAAACGCCACCAAAAAATAGCCTAAAAGCCACCACCACAAACGAAGTCAAAATCACGCGTTCGCTAAAATTTAGAAGCGATTTTGGCGAAGTAAGCTATGATGTGTATGAGCCTGTTTTTGCCCAAGAGTCCAAATCGCCTATATATCTTGCCCAAATCGCACACGGAATGGTAGAGCACAAAGGGCGATATGAGTGGGTAGCAAAAGAGATTGCCAAAAACGGCTTCATAGTCGCAGTAAGCGACCATAGAGGGCACGGCGATAGCACAAATGGCGATGAAATCACGCTAGGGTGTATGGGGGAGGATAGCTTCCAAAAATCTGCTTATGATTTATACAAGCTCACTTGCTTGCTAAAAGAGCAATACAAACCTCAAAAAGTCGCTCTTTTGGGACATTCTATGGGCTCTTTGCTTGCTAGACGGTATCTTATGCTATATGGCGATAGCTTGGACGCACTGATTTTGAGTGGCTCTCCTAGTGCTAGCAAGGAGCAAAAAGAGCTAAAATGGGGTGTAAGGCTTGCAAAGCTGTTTTGCTTTTTTAATGCGGGGCAGCTAGGTGGAAAAGTGATAAACAAAATCCTTTTTGGTGGATTTAATAAACGATTTGCAAAGCAGGGGGACAAAACAGGGCTAGGCTGGCTATGCGCTGATGAAGCGGTGGTGCAGGGCTATCTCGCCGATGAAAAATGCCATTTTCACTTTGATGCGCAGAGCTTTTTGCATTTGTTTGAGGGAATGCAAGAAGTCTATGGCGCGTATCCATATCCGCAAAAACCGCATTTGCCGATACTTTTTGTAAGTGGTAGTGATGATGCTAGCGGGGAGTTTGGAGCGGGTGTGCAAAGGGCTAGAGAGCATTTGCGTTTCCAAGGATTTGATGATGTGGAAATGCTACTATACAAAGGAGCTAGGCACGAAGTGCTAAATGAGCGTATAAAATCCCAAGTGCTAGAGGATATATTGCTATGGTTAAGCGTGAAAGGATTTTAG
- a CDS encoding hemerythrin family protein, producing MDLPQWDQSKYSIHNDAIDAQHKQLFDIAYRAGLLINKQAGSDEIKQILFELFEYMKVHFADEEAYMESIGYPHLEQQRESHQEIISNMTSLIQNIRYDFKQKLAIITQDWLIEHILKEDMQIEKWRASHQEEAKKNLEQHKEIFHIYTCQCRKEFHLLDTIHKKIQKGKSFHCKSCGQVIKFVRDDKKEPTQ from the coding sequence ATGGATTTACCTCAATGGGACCAAAGCAAATACAGCATACACAATGACGCTATTGACGCGCAGCACAAGCAGCTTTTTGACATTGCTTATCGTGCAGGGTTGCTTATCAATAAGCAAGCAGGTAGCGATGAGATAAAGCAGATTTTGTTTGAGCTATTTGAGTATATGAAAGTGCATTTTGCTGATGAGGAAGCCTATATGGAGAGTATCGGCTATCCGCACCTAGAGCAGCAAAGAGAATCCCATCAAGAAATCATAAGCAATATGACAAGCCTTATCCAAAATATCCGCTATGATTTTAAGCAAAAACTTGCCATTATCACGCAGGATTGGCTCATAGAGCATATTTTGAAAGAGGATATGCAAATAGAAAAATGGAGGGCTTCCCACCAAGAAGAAGCAAAAAAAAATCTAGAGCAACACAAAGAAATATTTCATATCTACACTTGTCAATGCCGAAAAGAATTTCACTTGCTTGATACGATTCACAAAAAAATCCAAAAGGGCAAGAGTTTTCATTGCAAGTCCTGCGGGCAGGTGATAAAATTTGTTCGTGATGACAAAAAAGAACCCACACAATAA
- a CDS encoding TonB-dependent receptor, giving the protein MDSSKSSESKKSDSAIPYFPLPHLYDSKVQNSNTPDIKPQGQTKSQDLQAKDLGKVVAKGYKDAGLESRERYQSSAGEISRAMLESNPNGNGDITSILKILPNVQYDTRQNSSSTPGEINPANISISGGLYYQNNFQIDGFNMNNDLDPAAGSYGNYDPVNITALPGQSQGLNIDTALLESISVQDSNVSAAYSGFTGGVIEAKTKRARKKFGANISYQISQGNANPKNFSLTNYHIYGGANGDGLNNFLAADATGGHPQFIKHSIRASLESKITKKLGIVASFTTTQSFIPLNSGSSSYLAATLDDKRKIQKRQNYNYFLKASYDITDNLTLEASYAYAPTYSNYFIRNTKNSSFDMLSGGHQAGLKALWKNRAGFLVAQSNVNYMDSSRINSAVNYLGWRASEEKNWTNNLQSGTVSEGGYGNVDTKQINLNVKIAQDFETLSLKAWENRFSVGVDSGYVNAYYERMEDMLFGGTAWLAPLSVGQTCLSGDISCSASKVYYSSGNWANNVGQYAYRLSYYKAGKISLDSLNFGSWIEDDMRFDLRKAGEVNARVGLRLDFDTYMSKATLSPRFSLNYVLPWSKWGRGRDFATQLTFGVSRYYGRNLFAYRLMEERSSLQYSLARSDASKSWEGIMANEANKKTNCYTQSDCFSQNKNDTNFKKMRVPYSNELMGGIVQHLYALQISAKYIYRGGRDEIRRMCQAPDGSISSYNCASNVAGLTSNLRYVYTNEGRSDTDVISLAVQNHKSLDFGGVKNHILFAFDWSNVRRNYEDYTSSITEGELANEWIYYGGQVIQYANRPATNFTRPYTIRLNTTTSFLIGRFKWLWNNFFRVRSSYNAMASIGTNTQKFKDLQAQYPQITAAFEKYRVPASFNWDMRVGFEVGVWKSNTLYANLDIINVLDNQNLMIASATYTNSAGLTAVPVYELGRQFWVQVGYKF; this is encoded by the coding sequence ATGGATTCTAGTAAATCTAGCGAATCCAAAAAGAGCGATTCCGCGATACCTTATTTCCCCCTGCCTCACTTATATGATTCCAAAGTGCAAAATTCTAATACTCCCGATATAAAGCCACAAGGACAAACAAAATCACAAGACTTACAGGCAAAAGACTTAGGCAAAGTAGTTGCCAAAGGCTACAAAGACGCAGGGCTAGAATCTAGGGAGCGATACCAAAGCAGTGCGGGCGAAATCTCACGCGCTATGCTAGAGTCAAATCCAAATGGAAACGGCGACATTACCTCTATCCTAAAGATTTTGCCAAATGTGCAGTATGACACAAGGCAAAATTCTAGCTCGACACCGGGCGAGATAAATCCCGCAAATATCTCCATAAGTGGCGGACTTTATTATCAAAATAATTTCCAAATCGATGGGTTTAATATGAATAATGACTTAGACCCTGCGGCAGGAAGCTATGGCAACTATGATCCCGTAAATATTACCGCGCTACCCGGGCAATCTCAAGGGCTAAATATCGACACTGCCCTGCTAGAGTCAATCTCTGTGCAAGATAGCAATGTAAGTGCAGCGTATAGTGGATTTACAGGTGGCGTGATAGAGGCAAAAACAAAAAGAGCTAGGAAAAAATTTGGCGCAAATATCAGCTACCAAATCTCACAGGGCAATGCAAATCCCAAAAACTTCAGCCTTACAAATTATCATATTTATGGTGGCGCAAATGGCGATGGGCTAAATAACTTTTTAGCTGCAGATGCCACAGGTGGACATCCGCAGTTTATCAAGCACTCTATCCGCGCTAGCTTAGAATCCAAAATCACAAAAAAGCTAGGCATAGTCGCTAGCTTCACCACCACGCAGAGCTTTATCCCGCTAAATTCTGGCTCTAGCTCATATCTAGCTGCCACGCTTGATGATAAGCGCAAAATCCAAAAACGACAAAACTACAACTATTTCTTAAAAGCAAGCTATGACATAACGGACAATCTAACACTAGAAGCAAGCTACGCTTATGCGCCAACTTATAGCAACTACTTCATAAGAAACACCAAAAATTCTAGCTTTGATATGCTAAGTGGCGGGCATCAAGCAGGACTAAAAGCACTTTGGAAAAATAGGGCTGGATTTTTGGTAGCACAAAGTAATGTAAACTATATGGATAGCTCACGGATAAATAGTGCGGTAAATTATCTAGGCTGGAGGGCAAGTGAGGAGAAAAACTGGACAAACAACTTGCAAAGTGGCACGGTAAGTGAGGGCGGCTATGGCAATGTCGATACAAAGCAAATCAATTTAAATGTCAAAATAGCGCAAGATTTTGAAACGCTAAGCCTAAAGGCGTGGGAAAATCGCTTCAGTGTGGGAGTGGACTCTGGCTATGTAAATGCCTACTATGAGCGAATGGAGGATATGCTTTTTGGTGGGACTGCTTGGCTAGCTCCGCTAAGTGTGGGGCAGACTTGCTTAAGTGGGGATATATCTTGTAGTGCTTCAAAAGTGTATTATTCAAGTGGTAATTGGGCAAATAATGTAGGACAATATGCCTACCGACTAAGCTACTACAAGGCTGGGAAAATCTCGCTAGATTCACTAAACTTTGGCTCGTGGATAGAAGATGATATGAGGTTTGATTTGCGTAAAGCAGGGGAGGTAAATGCTAGGGTTGGCTTAAGGCTTGATTTTGATACATATATGAGTAAAGCCACGCTATCGCCTAGATTTTCGCTAAATTATGTCCTGCCGTGGAGTAAGTGGGGTAGGGGGAGAGATTTTGCTACGCAGCTTACATTTGGCGTGTCTCGCTACTACGGACGCAATCTCTTTGCCTACCGACTAATGGAGGAGCGAAGCTCACTGCAATACAGCCTAGCAAGAAGTGATGCGAGCAAATCTTGGGAAGGCATAATGGCAAATGAAGCAAATAAAAAAACAAACTGCTACACTCAAAGTGATTGCTTTAGTCAAAACAAAAACGACACAAACTTCAAAAAAATGCGCGTGCCATACTCAAATGAACTAATGGGCGGAATCGTGCAGCATCTCTACGCCCTACAAATAAGCGCGAAATATATCTATCGTGGTGGCAGAGATGAAATCCGCAGAATGTGCCAAGCCCCCGATGGCTCTATTAGCTCATATAATTGCGCTAGCAATGTTGCAGGGCTTACAAGTAATTTGCGCTATGTGTATACAAATGAGGGGCGAAGTGATACTGATGTGATAAGTCTAGCCGTGCAAAATCACAAAAGCCTAGATTTCGGTGGTGTGAAAAATCATATTTTATTCGCGTTTGATTGGAGTAATGTGCGCAGGAACTATGAGGACTACACTAGCTCTATCACGGAGGGCGAGCTAGCAAATGAGTGGATATACTACGGAGGGCAGGTAATCCAATACGCAAATCGCCCCGCGACAAATTTCACTCGCCCCTACACGATACGACTAAATACCACCACTAGTTTTCTCATTGGCAGATTTAAGTGGCTGTGGAATAACTTTTTTCGCGTGCGAAGTAGCTACAATGCTATGGCAAGTATAGGCACAAACACACAAAAGTTTAAAGATTTGCAGGCGCAATACCCCCAAATCACAGCTGCATTTGAAAAATATCGCGTGCCTGCTAGCTTTAATTGGGATATGAGAGTGGGGTTTGAAGTGGGTGTGTGGAAATCAAACACACTCTATGCAAACCTAGACATAATAAATGTCTTAGATAACCAAAATCTAATGATAGCTTCAGCTACTTATACCAATAGTGCGGGGCTAACCGCTGTGCCTGTATATGAGCTAGGTAGGCAGTTTTGGGTGCAAGTGGGGTATAAGTTTTAG
- a CDS encoding phospholipase A → MWLENWRDTYFLYVYNLTPMRNPQYLRGELKGQISFRAPIIPKFFSQNWIFYLAFTNTFYFQLFNEKASSPMRDNDFQPEFLLTYRHKSRHKGDFAQGDRFNLTEITFGCRHISNGEIDKAQGGVADRSRGSDRFILKARFSSKHWGLDMEAFVPTRFYKENLDIYKYLGSFEAKVNMRYGNHLADFSLGGLLGVLQPPYSIAKSHPTPYFRTSYTYKINEYYGLYMQYFVGYGDILYEYNSYAHRIGLGIRFVR, encoded by the coding sequence TTGTGGCTTGAAAATTGGCGTGATACATACTTTTTGTATGTTTATAATCTAACGCCGATGCGAAATCCACAATATTTGCGTGGCGAGCTAAAAGGACAAATTAGTTTTCGCGCACCTATTATTCCAAAATTTTTTAGCCAAAATTGGATTTTCTACCTTGCTTTTACTAACACATTTTATTTTCAGCTTTTCAATGAAAAGGCTAGCTCGCCTATGAGGGATAATGACTTTCAGCCAGAATTTTTACTTACATATCGCCACAAAAGCCGACACAAAGGCGATTTTGCACAAGGTGATAGATTTAACCTTACAGAAATCACTTTTGGGTGCCGGCATATCAGCAATGGCGAGATAGACAAAGCACAAGGCGGTGTGGCAGATAGAAGCAGAGGAAGCGATAGATTTATCCTAAAGGCGAGATTTTCTAGCAAGCATTGGGGACTTGATATGGAGGCATTCGTGCCGACTAGATTTTACAAAGAAAATCTAGATATTTACAAATACTTAGGCAGCTTTGAAGCAAAGGTAAATATGCGATACGGTAATCACTTGGCGGATTTTAGCTTAGGTGGATTGCTAGGAGTTTTGCAGCCACCTTATAGCATTGCCAAAAGCCACCCTACGCCATATTTTCGCACAAGCTACACTTACAAGATAAATGAGTATTATGGATTGTATATGCAGTATTTTGTAGGCTATGGAGATATACTCTATGAATACAACTCCTATGCGCATAGAATAGGGCTAGGCATTCGCTTTGTGAGGTAG
- a CDS encoding metallophosphoesterase codes for MQDTPEFAQMQTLLFPLLACGVFVLVHIVIYFLLVRSISHRQWLSRVYACILWGNMLLCIGYMWMRSFAIAPQWLFFAMSISVGVAFSFLIAAFIAAFINITLFIFRKPQHLTTKVKRTIVALCFVYSGYALYHGLEQPLIKRASLELEGLEKPLRVAQISDVHIGGLIDSTRTAQIVHLLNGENPDIIVITGDFIDTKLENALESLDIFKALRAKYGVYYVLGNHEYLYDIDSIIATLKNLNITPLLNETMIIWRKVESSKREKKPFVNLSGITDLMGNRMGIYRPDFAAALAHREIDIPTIFLTHQPKAIEYLNKHQLESIDFIFSGHTHGGQIFPFSLAVLLQQPFLKGLHKIDGGGYIYVSQGAGFWGPPMRAFSDGEIAVFDFIPPK; via the coding sequence ATGCAAGACACGCCAGAATTTGCCCAAATGCAAACGCTACTTTTTCCACTACTTGCCTGCGGGGTATTTGTCTTAGTTCATATTGTGATTTATTTTTTGCTTGTGCGCTCTATCTCTCATAGGCAGTGGCTATCTCGCGTGTATGCGTGCATATTGTGGGGAAATATGTTGCTTTGTATCGGCTATATGTGGATGCGCTCTTTTGCTATCGCTCCGCAATGGTTGTTTTTCGCGATGTCTATCTCGGTAGGCGTGGCATTTTCTTTCCTTATCGCAGCCTTTATCGCAGCATTTATCAATATCACGCTATTTATCTTTCGCAAGCCACAGCACCTAACCACCAAAGTCAAGCGCACCATAGTAGCCCTCTGCTTTGTGTATAGTGGATATGCCTTGTATCACGGGCTAGAGCAGCCACTTATCAAGCGAGCAAGCCTTGAGCTAGAGGGATTAGAAAAACCTCTTAGAGTAGCGCAAATTAGCGATGTGCATATCGGTGGGCTTATTGATAGCACGCGCACAGCCCAAATCGTGCATTTGCTAAATGGCGAAAATCCAGACATTATCGTTATCACGGGGGATTTTATCGACACAAAGCTAGAAAACGCCTTAGAGAGTTTGGATATTTTTAAGGCATTGAGGGCGAAATATGGCGTGTATTATGTGCTTGGCAATCACGAGTATTTATACGACATAGATTCTATCATCGCTACGCTAAAAAACCTAAATATCACGCCGCTTCTAAATGAAACGATGATAATTTGGCGCAAGGTAGAATCTAGCAAAAGAGAGAAAAAGCCGTTTGTAAATCTATCGGGGATTACAGATTTGATGGGGAATCGTATGGGGATTTATCGCCCTGATTTTGCCGCTGCACTCGCACATAGAGAGATAGACATTCCTACGATATTTTTAACCCATCAGCCAAAAGCAATTGAATACCTAAACAAACATCAGCTTGAAAGCATTGATTTTATTTTTAGCGGGCATACGCACGGCGGGCAGATTTTCCCTTTTTCTCTTGCTGTGTTGCTTCAGCAGCCGTTCTTAAAAGGACTGCACAAAATCGATGGCGGAGGATATATCTATGTAAGTCAAGGTGCGGGATTTTGGGGACCACCTATGAGGGCGTTTAGCGATGGCGAAATCGCCGTATTTGACTTCATACCACCAAAATAA
- a CDS encoding DedA family protein encodes MESTINSFRDSFDSWGYIVLFLYCMGSGYVGILAAGVLSSLEQMSLSLSILIATLGNIFGSSMLVYAVRYEKKEFAKYLSKHRRKIALMHLWLRKYGSILIFVNKYLYGIKFLVPVAIGVSRYNFKKFLLLNTLSCVIWASLLGSVAFYSSKFIITLFDKYGQYSYIAVIAVLGVVAVGIIALNRFSKPKVLENE; translated from the coding sequence ATGGAATCTACAATCAACTCTTTTAGGGATTCTTTTGATTCGTGGGGATATATCGTGCTATTTTTGTATTGTATGGGTAGCGGATATGTGGGGATTTTGGCAGCGGGCGTGCTATCCAGCCTAGAGCAGATGAGCCTTTCTCTAAGCATACTTATAGCGACTTTGGGCAATATTTTTGGTAGCTCTATGCTTGTATATGCGGTGCGCTATGAGAAAAAAGAGTTTGCCAAATACCTTAGCAAGCACCGCAGAAAAATCGCGCTAATGCACTTGTGGCTACGCAAATACGGCTCTATCTTGATTTTTGTCAATAAATATCTATACGGAATCAAGTTTTTAGTCCCTGTGGCAATCGGCGTTAGTCGCTACAATTTCAAAAAGTTTTTGCTACTAAATACCCTCTCTTGTGTGATTTGGGCTAGTTTGCTAGGAAGTGTAGCGTTTTATAGCTCAAAGTTTATCATCACGCTTTTTGACAAATATGGACAATACTCATACATAGCAGTAATAGCAGTGCTTGGTGTTGTCGCAGTTGGCATAATCGCGCTTAATAGATTCTCAAAACCAAAAGTGCTAGAAAATGAATAA
- a CDS encoding PLP-dependent cysteine synthase family protein — protein MLIHSITQAVRDTPLLELAHIKVPNGNKIYGKCEYANPAGGLKDRTGIYMIEQAQKNGILKENSVIVEATAGNTGLGLALATLHTPYRLILVIPEHFSKQKQSLIRALGAEVINTPQEQGIQGALDKADELLSQIPNALSLGQFENGDNPKAHYFHTAREIYSELNGKIDYFIAGAGSGGSFSGIAKYLKEQNPSIKTMLCDPLGSHIGGFGKEDEGVCSHIEGIGNKTTPKTMDSTLVDKVLKISDAEAIEGVKTLSLKEGVLAGISSGACFMAALKLANEVYNSHIVTIFADRLERYIDERGIF, from the coding sequence ATGCTTATACACTCGATAACTCAAGCTGTTAGAGATACGCCACTTTTGGAGCTAGCACATATAAAAGTGCCAAATGGAAATAAAATCTATGGCAAATGTGAGTATGCAAACCCAGCAGGTGGGTTAAAAGACCGCACGGGAATCTATATGATAGAGCAAGCCCAAAAAAATGGAATCCTAAAAGAAAATAGCGTGATAGTCGAAGCCACAGCAGGAAATACAGGGTTAGGGCTAGCCCTAGCTACACTACACACGCCTTATCGGTTGATTTTGGTTATCCCAGAGCATTTTTCCAAACAAAAGCAATCCCTTATCCGTGCACTTGGTGCAGAAGTGATAAACACACCGCAGGAGCAGGGCATACAAGGTGCGCTTGATAAGGCAGATGAGCTACTCTCACAGATTCCAAACGCGCTTTCTCTAGGGCAGTTTGAAAACGGAGATAATCCAAAGGCGCATTATTTTCACACAGCGCGTGAAATCTACTCCGAGCTAAATGGAAAAATCGACTACTTCATTGCAGGTGCGGGTAGTGGAGGGAGTTTCAGCGGAATCGCAAAATACCTAAAAGAGCAAAATCCTAGCATAAAAACGATGCTTTGCGACCCGCTAGGCTCACATATCGGTGGGTTTGGCAAAGAAGATGAGGGAGTTTGCTCTCATATTGAGGGGATTGGCAATAAAACTACGCCAAAAACAATGGATAGCACTCTAGTTGATAAAGTGCTAAAAATAAGCGATGCAGAAGCGATAGAGGGAGTGAAAACGCTCTCACTAAAAGAGGGGGTGCTAGCAGGAATATCATCGGGTGCGTGCTTTATGGCTGCGCTAAAGCTAGCAAATGAAGTTTATAATTCTCATATTGTTACGATTTTTGCCGATAGACTAGAGAGATACATTGATGAGAGAGGTATTTTTTAG